The sequence below is a genomic window from Ovis canadensis isolate MfBH-ARS-UI-01 breed Bighorn chromosome 1, ARS-UI_OviCan_v2, whole genome shotgun sequence.
GATGGCCCGGTTTCGCACACGAAgaagaaaccgaggctcagaagAGCGAGCGTCAAGCCCCGACGAAGGTCGCCGGAGGAGCCAGGCACGGCGTCGGGACGAGAACCCGACCCTCGCCGCGGGCGGCTAGCGAGCTCCTCCCCCGACTCGCCCTCCCCAAAGCCGCCCCCGGCTGTGCTTGCCGCCACGCGCCTGCCCGCGACTGCAGAGACGCGGCTCCCTCCGTGCCCGCCGGTGCTTCGGCTCTTGAGGACGCGGGGTCCTGGCTCCCCCGCTGGCCGCGCCGCTGCGGGTAAGCTTCGGGGTGCCTCCCCACCCTGCGACCGCGCGCTGAGCGCCCCGGGTGACCCTGGGCGGGGCTGGGGCTTGCTCCTGCCTTCCGGCCAGGCTGAGCCTGGGAGGTGAGAGAATGGGAAGAGATGAAgggacctccccccaccccactccccagctGCCTTCTCACCCCCTGGGttctgggcggggtgggggctccAGCTGCCGAAGGTTCCTGGACAATCCCCTCCCACGTCGCGCAAACTTAATGGAACGGACAGGAACTGGGGGTggcgggtggggagagaggggttCGGCCCCCGGGGAGTGGGGCCGACCGGTGGGCACTGTGGAGTGGGCAATGAAAGCTGGGTTCGGCTAGGTCCTGGGGCATGGGCAAAGCGGATCGCAGGGAGCTGCTGTTGGGGACGGCAGTGGGGACCGGAACCGGCTCCACCAGTCCCCAGCCTCGGCTTGGAGGGAAATTCTTTGCCGGTGAGTCGCGTTCCTAGGGCGTGTCAGGCAGGACTGGGCAGACGGGactggagggtgggaggaggccaAGGAGGGACGGCCCCCAGGTGGGCCGGTCTGGGATGGCTCAGGTGGAGACACCTGTCAGCGCCCCTCTCCTCCCGGGCTGGCAGACAGGGTTCCAACCTCCACCGCGGTCTTCTTGAACTCCCACCAGGTGAGTGGCAGGCTGCGGAGGGAACGGTCTTTTATGAGCCTTATAACAGCTCAAGAAAATAggaattattttctccctttggaGATAAGGCAAGAAAGTCAAAGAGATTATCTGGGAAGTCACCCAAGGAGAAGGGGTAGAGCTGAGGCTTAAATCCAGATGTGGCTCCAGGTTCCATATAcctcccactgcccctccccaAAGGTCTCGAAGGaatggaggagggggtgggggggacggTGATGCGGGGGAGAGTGACACTTTTATACGCTGTTTTATTGTATGGTACTGCCAGTGCATATACAATAATTGCCCTTGTGAAACAGAAATTCATGAAAATTCAGAGAGGTAGAGGATTAAACAAATACTTTAATTCCTaattccctgggtctggaagatcccctggagaaggaaatggcaacccactccagtattcttgcctggaaaatcccatggttggaggagcctgataggttacagtccatggggtcacaaagagttggacacaacgaagCGACTgcactttttcactttaattccTACTGGTAATTAAAttctaggaagaaaataaaggggacaggagaagaatAACTGGGAGGGCAGGGCCTCCAGGTATCTAGGGAAGCCTCTAATTAGAAGATGTTTTAGCGGAGGCCTCAGTGATGACAAGGGTCCAGTCATGCAAGGTTCTGGAGGAAGAGCACTCCAGGCAACAGGAATAATTACAAAGCCCCAGAGGCACTCATTAGAGTGCAGGAGAGGAGGGTGAGGATGTAGACTCCGGAGTTTTACTCTAAGTGTAATAAGAAGCTAGTAGAAAGCTGtcgttgctgttgctgctgttgttgttgtttgctttgctgggtctttgtctcAGCCaggggctcctcttgttgcagtgcGCAGTCTCAtcgtggtagcttctcttgttgccgagcacaggctctaggacccTCAGGCTGCAATAGCTGTGGCTCTGGGGCTCGGTAGTTGCatttcccaggctccagagcacaagctcaatagttgtggcacatgggcctagttgctctgcggcatgtgggatcttcccggaccagggatcacaaacccgtgtcccctgcattggcaggcggcttctttaccactgagccacccaggaagccgtAGCAGAAAGTTTTAAATGAGGGAGTGACATGATTCAACTTAATGAACTTGGGGGGCATAGGAGCAAACACTTAGGCCAGCCAAGTGAGTGAAAGTgcctcagttatgtccgactctttgcaaccctatggactatacagtccatggaattctctaggccacaacactggagtgggtagcctttcccttctccaggggatcttcccaacccaaggatcgaacccaggtctccctcagtgcaggcggattctttaccagttgagccacaagggaagcccaagaagcctTCTAGGCCAGCCAAGAGGCTGTGGCAATAATATCAGCAAGGGTGATGGTGGCTGGGAGCAGGGTGGCGGCAGTGGAGGGGTGAGAAGCAGCGATACAGGGATGGCCCTGAAGTCCTTGCGCACGCTCAGTCACACAGCAGCTCCAGGAGCTCACAGGCCCACACAGACACATGGAGAGGCTCCTACACCCTCTAGGCAGATACTAGGTGCACTCAGGCAGGCCCACCCATCCACACCCTCTGAGTCACGCCAGGACTGGGAGGAAAATGTGTGATCCAGGGACCTAAACAAAGCATGGCTCCCCACCACAAAACCCTGGCCTCCCGCATCGCTGGGGTGGCTAGGGCCCCCTCAGGCTCCAGCACAGCCTGCAGCGGATGTCCCTGGACTTTCCCTGGAACTGATGTCTCCAGGAACCAGACCATCACCCTCTCCATGCACCCCCTCAGCATGAATTGGTCTCCTAACTTCACAACCCACTGGCTGTGAGACCTTGGGGAAGTTGatttcccctctctgagccccagtatCCTCTCTGAAGAATGGGGTTCATGACCCCAGGTTCACAGGACGGTAGTGTGGCATCAACAAAGTCAGTTCTGAGAACCTGGTCTGGGGCAGACATCCATCGGAGAAGGGGAGAGACACCTTCTGGTAGACAGCCCAGCTCTGAATTCAGTTCTAGTTTTAAATGAGTGACTTGACCACTCTAGATATCATATCATAGTGAGTAgccagcatttactgagcacttactgtgtagtGAGTGCTTTGCGgtcattttctcatttgattatcagtttcttcatttgtcaaTGAGAAGCATAATAGTGCCTCCCTCACAGGGtcgttataaggattaaatgagttccctggtggttcaggcagtaaagcgcctgcctgcaatgctggagacctgggttcaatccctggatcaggaagatcccctggagaaggatatggcaacccactccagtactcttgcctggaaaattccatggtctgaggagtctggtgggctacagtccatgaggctgcaaagagtccgatacaactgagcaacttcactttcactttcatacataaaGTGTGGCCTcatagtaaatgttcaataaataataattattgttaTCAGCAAGTGTGCGTTCCCTTCCTGCCAGCACACTGGCTCTGTTACTTTGGGCAGGTTACTTTACCTGtctgtgcctgtttcctcccTGTAGCTTAGTAGGAATAGTCCTGATGTCTCAGAGTCGTTGGGATGAGCAAACGAATCCATCCACATTAAGAACTTAGAAGGGCATCTGGCACTCAGTAACagctctatgtgtgtgtgctaagtcgcttcagccgtgtccaactctgcggcccTTTAGACtgcgtagcctgccaggctcctctgtccatggggattctccaggcaagaacactggagtggcttgccatgccctcctccagggagaagttctctggggcctcttggtTCACATCGGGGTTTTCCTATTCTGTCAGGTGGGCACGGCCCCGGCGCCCCGCCCCAGGCACCATGGACTGGAAGACGCTCCAGGCCCTGCTGAGCGGAGTCAACAAGTACTCCACAGCCTTCGGGCGCATCTGGCTGTCCGTGGTGTTCGTCTTCCGCGTGCTGGTCTACGTGGTGGCCGCGGAGCGCGTGTGGGGGGACGAGCAGAAAGACTTTGACTGCAACACCAAGCAGCCGGGCTGCACCAACGTCTGCTACGACGAGTTCTTCCCCATCTCCAACATCCGCCTCTGGGCCCTGCAGCTCATCTTCGTCACGTGCCCGTCGCTGCTGGTCATCCTGCACGTGGCCTACCGCGAGGAGCGCGAGCGGCGGCACCGCCAGAAGCACGGCGACCAGTGCACCAAGCTCTACGACGACACGGGCAAGAAGCACGGCGGCCTCTGGTGGACCTACCTGCTGAGCCTCGTCTTCAAGCTCCTCATCGAGTTCCTCTTCCTCTACGTGCTGCACACGCTCTGGTACGGCTTCGGCATGCCCCGCCTGGTGCAGTGCGCCAACGTGGCGCCCTGCCCCAACACCGTGGACTGCTACATCGCCCGGCCCACCGAGAAGAAGCTCTTCACCTACTTCATGGTGGGCGCCTCTGCCGTCTGCATCGTGCTCACCTTCTGTGAGATCTGCTACCTCATCTTCCACAGGATCGTGCGAAGCCTTCACAGGAAGAGCCCGCGCGGGGGCCGCGGCCACGCGCCCTCCGCCAGCCGGGCCTCCACCTGCCGCTGCCACCACAAGCTGCTGGAGGCCGGAGACCTGAGCCCGGACTCCCGCGACGACAAGCTCTGTGCTTCCGCGCCCACCATGACCCCCATCTGACCGCGGGGCTGGGGGCCGTCCTGGGGCTGCCCGTGGGGACAGAAGCAGGGGCGTATGGTGCTGGTGGAGGGGTCCTACGGGTGCTGCATGCCCCCACTCTGAATTCACTACACTATGCAATTTCAttagcagattttttttccttttgaacgcTGGGCACTGTGCTGTCTATCTGGTATAGGTAACACCACAGGCCCAGTGGCAGCCCTCCTGGGAGACAGATGTTGAAACAAGCCAGTTAACTGCTGCCTACCAGGTGACACTTGGCAGGGCTTCCCCTAACCCAGGAAGGAGTGATCACGAGAGGCTTCCCCGAGGGAGGAATGTTTAAGGGAGGTAAGATGAGCTTCTTAGCAGGGGAAAGCAAGTGCAGATGCCCAGAGGCCATAAAACAAAATGCTTGCCTTGGGTTGGATGCACCCGGCCAAAGGGCATCTTCCTTCTGGTGCGGCACCCAGATTCCTGGGGTGGAAAGAAGTGTCCGCCCAGCGGTGGAGGCCTGGAGAGcctgggaagagaaggaggctCTGTGTCACCACTGCCCTCCAGGAAGTCCCCGCACCCCCAGTCATTCCTCCAGCCTCAGGCAGCTTTGCTCCCATCTGTGCTCAGTCTGGTGCCAGCCTTTCAGGGACTTGAGATGGATGTACTGATAGGAACATCCCCAAGGCATTTTCATTGAAATCAATAAAGGCTGTGTTTTATACAGGTCGGCTCTCCTCTTTTCTCCCATGCTCCcaccaacttccctggtggctcagacagtaaagaacctgcctgcaatgcaggagaccagggtttggtcGGGaagacctgggtcgggaagataccctggagaaggaaatggcaacccactccagtattcttgcctggaaaattccatggacggaggagcctagcaggctacagtccatgggtggcaaagagtcggacatgactgagcaactaacacttccccAGATCATATCACCAGCCCAAATCTTCCACCAAATGCCACCAAGCAGCTCTATTTGCATGACCCCAGGCACAGCAAGCTCAACACACcctgaatgaaagtgaagtcgctcagttgtgactctttgcatgtccgactctttgcgaccccatggactgtagcctaccaggctcctccctccatgggattctccaggcaagagtactggagtgggttgccatttccttctccagggaatcttccagacccagggatcaaatccaggtctcccgcattccaggcagacactttaccctctgagccaccagggaagtccaactaaACCCAACCCACCCACAAGACCCTGAGGGCAGAGAAGGTAGCACTCTGAAGAGGACAGAGCTCCAGGCTTGGGCTGGGTTGACCCAGGTGCTACAGATATATATGCTGTGATTGCCTATGTGGTCACAAGAGGGCGCTGTGCTCCCTCTACAACAGGACCGCTACTTTACAACCAGACTCTGCGCTGAGCACACACAATCACAGCCCTCTGGTTGTAAAGACAAACCACACCGCCCTCTTCCTTTGTAACCTGATCACTGCCATCCACAACCGGTGCCCCACCCTATGTACACAAAATCCCTGTTACTCATACTTTTCACTCCTGTGTGTGCTCACCACAGGCTTCTCCAACAGCATGCAGCCCAGCCTCATCCAAGTGCCGTCCAGCTCCTTCCGTTGCCCTGAGCATTTTCTCCATCCCAGGCTCCGCGGCAGACACAAGGACTGTGCCGGGGATTAGGATCtgagcccagggagctcagtctCGGGGAGACAGAGAATTTCTCATGCCCTGCATTAACCAAGCCCAGGTGGTTCCCAGCCCCGCTCCCAACACCATGTGCTGACCTGAAATTTAAGGAACACCCAACACCCAAGCCAGGTCAGAATGGAAAGCAAAAGGGGGTGCAAGGTTATACTAACCAGAGGAACATTTAGTAACTATCAAAGCCAAGGCCAGGAGCCAGAAATCCAGGAGGCAGGGAGCCAAGAGCTAATGCAGGCAGGGAAAGGGACCGGTCATTGCGTCGACAGAACAGGCTGGGGTTCACCTTTGCTCTCCTGTGTGGCCATGACCCGGGTGGATAAACCAGCCAAGTTTAAagggcccagggctgggctgACACCCACCTCCCAGACTGAATCATAGCTTAACCACTTCAGGACCACAGCTTCACCACACTGCACCTTGAGCAGGCTTTCAGAACCTCAGTATGGTCATCAATAAAATGGGAATTAGTCAAGGTCTCAAAGAAGACAGCACATTCAAACCAAGGAACTGCAAAGAGTTTTCCTTGAGGGACTGTTTTTGAAGGTATGggccgtgtatgtgtgtgtgtgtgtgtgtgtgtgtgtgtgtgtgtgtgtgtgagagagagagagagttgctcaatcatatctgactctttgtgaccctatggactatagcctgccaggtgcctctgtccatgggattctccaggcaagaatactggagtgggttgccatgccctcctccaggggatcttcccaacccagggatcgtctcctgtgtctctgcgttggcaggcggattctttgccactagcgccacctggggagccccatagGTATGGGCATGATTAGGGAAACCCACAAATGGAACTCTGGGGCTAGGAGCAATGGATGGGGTCGCTACACAGGAGCTGCAAGGATGCACCGAAGCACAGCAATCAAATACCATGGCTTCACTCTCCCGTCTCCTGCTCACCCGAGCAGTGGCTCCCACTGACCCAACACAACCAGAAGCAAGGCCAAGGAAGCCTATTGAGGCAGTACaactcaggctcccagggcacagaGCAGATCTGAGGGGCAAAAGGAACATATTCAGCCCGGTCTCAGAATAGTAACCACTCCTAGCATTGTTGTAGAGACAAAAGGAGACAGCGTCAGTAGTACATGGGTTCAGTGCTAACATATCCAGTCGGTATCCAAGCACACCCATGCTTAGGAAAGTCTGCCTGCCACCCAGGCCATCTCCTGTGTCAATCCCAGCTTGGAGTGGATGGTTGCAAAGGTCCCAGGGAGGGGTGATCTCCACTGATTTACTGCCTTGCATTCCAGCACCTTGGAGGGCCTGGTTAAGCGTGGCTTGGAGGTCAGAGCAACCAGAGAATACCACCAGTTATCCCAGCATGGACTGAGCCTCCAGTCCTGGCCCCGCTTCTCCAGGCTGTGGGCCAGGACCACAGATGAGGGAATATTCCAGCCCTGAGCATCCCACCTTGGGCCTGAGAGCTGACCCCACCAGTGCCATTCACACTTTCCATCCATCCAACGTGTGTTGAGTTACTATTCACCATCCAGAGTCCCCAGCACATACCACCATCACAAGGTGACTCTCAAGTCTCCTGGCCTTCTCTtctgagggttcagttcagtcgctccatcatgtccaactctttgagaccccatggactgcagcacgccaggcctccctgtccatcaccaactcccgaagcttactcaaactgatgtccatagagtcggtgatgccatccaaccatctcatcctctgagaggATCCTCTCATccaatcttccccaacatcagggtcttttccaatgagtcagttcttcacatcaagtggccaaagtattgtagtttcagcttcagcatcagtccttccaatgaatattcaggattgatttccttaaggatggattggttggatctccttacagtctaagggattctcaagaatcttcttcaacaccacagttcaaaagcatcaattctttggcgctcagctttctttatgatccaactctcacatccacacataactactagaaaaaccatagctttgactagatggacctttgttggcaaagtaatatctctgctttttaataaactgtctaggttggtcataacttcccttccaaggagcaagcatcttttaatttcatggctgcggtcaccatctgcagtgattttggagccccccaaaataaagtctgccactatttccactgtttccccatctatttgccatggactgatgggacctgatgccatgatcttcagttcagttcagttcagtcgctcagtcgtgtctgattctttgcgaccccatgaatcgcagcacgccaggcctccctgtccatcaccatcccctggagttcactcagactcacatccatcgagtccgtgatgccatccagccatctcatcctctgtcatccccttctcctcctgccctcaatccctcccagcatcaaactcttttccaatgagtcaactcttcacatcaggtggccaaagtactggagcttcagctttagcatcattccttcaaaagaaatcccagggttgaactccttcacaatggactggttggatctccttgcagtccaagggactctcaagagtcttctccaacaccacacttcaaaagcatcaattcttcggcgctcagccttcttcacagtccaactctcacatccacacatgaccacaggaaaaatcatagccttgactaggcggaccttagtcagcaaagtaatgtctctgcttttgaatatactatctaggttggtcataacttttcttccaaggagtaagtgtctcttaatttcatggctgcagtcaccatctgcagtgattttgaagcccagaaaaataaagtctgacactgtttccactgtttccccatctatttcccatgaagtgatgggactagatgccatgatcttcgtgttctgaatgttgagctctaagccaactttttcactctcctctttcactttcaacaagaggcttttgagctcctcttcactttctgccataagagtggtgtcatctgcatatctgaggttattgatattactcccagcaaccttgattccagcttgtgcttcatccaccccagcatttctcatgatgtactctgcatataagttaaataagcagggtgacaatatacagccttgatgtactcttttccctatttggaaccagtctgttgttccacgtccagttctaactgttgcttcctgacctgcatacagatttctcagcaggcaagtcaggtggtctggtattcccatctcttgaagaattttccacagtttgttgtgatccacacagtcaaaggctttggcatagtcaataagcagaagtagatgtttttctcaaactctcttgctttttcgatgatccaacggtggcaatttgatctctggttcgtttgccttttctaaatccagcttgaacatctggaagttcacggttcgtgtactgttgaagcctggcttggagaattttgagcattactttgctagcatgtgagatgagtgcaattgtgtgctagtttgaacattctttggcattgtctttctttgggattgggataaaaaactgatctttccagtcctgtggccactgctgagtcttccagatttgctggcatattgagtgcagcactttcccagcatcatcttttaggatttgaaacagctcaactggaattccatcacctccactagctttgttcatagtgatgcttcctaaggcccacttgacttcacattccaggatgtctggctctcggtgagtgatcacactgttgtttttatctgggtcatgaagccttttttgtacagttcttctgtgtattcttgccacctcttaataccttctgcttctgttaggtccataccatttctgtcctttatcgggcccatctttgcatgagacgttcccttggtatctctaattttcttgaagagatctctagtctttccccttctgttgttttcctctatttcttctgagggtaCGCACCTCTCTGTCCTCTTCTCCCACTAGGTAGATTCGCTGCACGCTTCCTTCAACGGTGCTTATGTAGATGGTGCGGATTTCACACGCACACTCCAAGTTTACATCAGCTGCATGGTGTGACCGCCAACCAGCAGCCCAAGGCCAACAGATTATTTTGTATTCATCACCCTTATCCAAGCCCCTTGATACGGACAAAATGTTTGTGTCCTCCCACAACTCATTTGTTGAAATGCTAATTTCCAGTGCCATGGTATTAACAGGTagggcctttgggaagtgatgGGCCATGAGGGTGGATCTGTGCTCTGATGAGAAGAGACACAAGGAGAAtggtctccctctctctctcgcTCGCTGACACATGAGGACACGCTAAGAAGACAGCCCAACATAAACCAGGAAAAGGGCCTTCACCAGGAACCCAACCAGGCTgccaccctgatcttggacttccagcctcagaACCATGGGAAGTAAAGCTCTgctgtttaaaccacccagtctgtgtGTTGTTACAGCAGCCTGGGCTGAGACACCCCCGTCATCACTCAGGGATCACTGCAACAGTCTCCCTGCTTCCTGGCCCCGACTCTGTAGATGCTGCAGAAGAGTTAGGAGAGCAAAAGGCATCAACGGAAAGGGGAGGAACAGAACCGAACAATAAGACTCGTCTGTGGGAGCTCTGTGTCCATCACACAAAGGCAGTGGGTGAGAGGAGTCCCATGTTGCATGGAAATGGCCCGACCCTTGACCACACTTGGCTCAGCCATTGCCCGGGGCCACTCCA
It includes:
- the GJB3 gene encoding gap junction beta-3 protein: MDWKTLQALLSGVNKYSTAFGRIWLSVVFVFRVLVYVVAAERVWGDEQKDFDCNTKQPGCTNVCYDEFFPISNIRLWALQLIFVTCPSLLVILHVAYREERERRHRQKHGDQCTKLYDDTGKKHGGLWWTYLLSLVFKLLIEFLFLYVLHTLWYGFGMPRLVQCANVAPCPNTVDCYIARPTEKKLFTYFMVGASAVCIVLTFCEICYLIFHRIVRSLHRKSPRGGRGHAPSASRASTCRCHHKLLEAGDLSPDSRDDKLCASAPTMTPI